A genome region from Syntrophaceae bacterium includes the following:
- the ftsA gene encoding cell division protein FtsA has product MAKKINIVTGLDIGTTKVTAVVAERTNTGIDVIGLGTSPTEGLRKGVVVNIDSTVESIKKAVEEAEFMSGVEIRSVFTGVSGSHIKSLNSHGIVAVQGREVEEMDVRRAIEAARAISIPLDREILHVLPQHYIVDEQEGVKNPVGMAGVRLEAKVHIVTGATASTQNIIKSVNRVGLDIDEIVLEQLATAEAVLSADEKELGVALVDIGGGTTDIAVYREGSIKHTAVLPIGGHYLTNDISIGLRTPVTEAEKMKIKFGCANTFMIPQGETIEVPSVGGREARKVSRQILGEIIEPRMEEIFSLVNKEFVKAGYDDQLTAGIVITGGTAMLAGITELAERVFQMPVRKGFPMGISGLTDIINSPVYATAAGLVVYGSRRVARRGTRGGGGWWGRSTKKIKKWFSEFF; this is encoded by the coding sequence ATGGCGAAGAAGATCAACATCGTGACGGGGCTCGACATCGGGACGACGAAGGTCACGGCCGTCGTGGCCGAGCGGACCAACACCGGCATCGACGTCATCGGGCTGGGCACGTCCCCCACGGAGGGGCTGCGCAAGGGGGTCGTCGTCAACATCGACAGCACCGTCGAGTCGATCAAGAAGGCCGTCGAGGAGGCCGAGTTCATGTCCGGCGTCGAGATCCGCAGCGTGTTCACCGGGGTCTCCGGCAGCCACATCAAGAGCCTCAACAGCCACGGCATCGTCGCCGTCCAGGGCCGCGAGGTCGAGGAGATGGACGTCCGGCGCGCCATCGAAGCCGCCCGCGCCATCAGCATCCCGCTGGACCGCGAGATCCTGCACGTCCTGCCCCAGCACTACATCGTCGACGAGCAGGAGGGGGTCAAGAACCCCGTGGGGATGGCCGGGGTGCGGCTCGAGGCGAAGGTCCACATCGTGACGGGGGCCACGGCCTCGACGCAGAACATCATCAAGAGCGTCAACCGCGTGGGCCTGGACATCGACGAGATCGTCCTCGAGCAGCTGGCCACGGCCGAGGCGGTGCTCTCGGCCGACGAGAAGGAGCTCGGGGTGGCCCTCGTCGACATCGGGGGCGGCACGACGGACATCGCCGTCTACCGTGAGGGCAGCATCAAGCACACGGCCGTCCTGCCCATCGGCGGCCACTACCTCACCAACGACATCTCCATCGGGCTGCGCACCCCCGTGACCGAGGCCGAGAAGATGAAGATCAAGTTCGGCTGCGCCAACACCTTCATGATCCCCCAGGGCGAGACGATCGAGGTGCCCAGCGTGGGCGGGCGGGAGGCGCGCAAGGTGTCGCGGCAGATCCTGGGCGAGATCATCGAGCCGCGGATGGAGGAGATTTTCTCGCTCGTCAACAAGGAGTTCGTCAAGGCGGGATACGACGACCAGCTCACGGCGGGAATCGTGATCACGGGGGGCACCGCCATGCTGGCGGGGATCACGGAGCTGGCCGAGCGGGTCTTCCAGATGCCCGTGCGGAAGGGGTTCCCCATGGGGATCAGCGGGCTGACCGACATCATCAACAGCCCGGTCTACGCCACGGCCGCGGGGCTCGTGGTCTACGGGAGCAGGCGGGTCGCGCGGCGCGGCACCCGCGGCGGCGGCGGCTGGTGGGGGCGGTCGACGAAAAAAATCAAGAAGTGGTTTTCCGAATTCTTCTGA
- a CDS encoding FtsQ-type POTRA domain-containing protein yields the protein MRRSVRSAIETRVNRMRRRSRRILVEIGKTVLLMACVVVVASVIIFGYNFVIVSPYFQMKETLVRGTERLQSDAVVELTGLKPSQNILMTNLGAVARKVKANPWVKDVSVRRDFPDRLVIEVTERKPVALVERGDGLYFIERDGTVFEKVAAGEKTDLPVLTGFYRKGVENREMILKSLELLDYMASYTEVPEIRHISEIHGDELFGLSLFADGLCLKLGFGDFDTKLRRLKPVLADLARRNLSGYFIIDLNNPGKVTVQHREFRVPVKVTGGVRA from the coding sequence TTGAGACGATCGGTCCGTTCCGCCATCGAAACCCGGGTCAACCGGATGCGCCGGCGCTCGAGGAGGATCCTCGTCGAGATCGGCAAGACGGTGCTGCTGATGGCCTGCGTGGTCGTCGTCGCCTCGGTGATCATCTTCGGCTACAACTTCGTCATCGTGTCGCCCTACTTCCAGATGAAGGAGACGCTCGTCCGGGGCACCGAGCGGCTGCAGAGCGACGCCGTCGTCGAACTCACCGGCCTCAAGCCCTCGCAGAACATCCTCATGACGAACCTGGGCGCCGTGGCCCGCAAGGTCAAGGCCAACCCCTGGGTGAAGGACGTCTCGGTCAGGCGGGACTTCCCCGACCGGCTCGTCATCGAGGTCACGGAGCGAAAGCCCGTGGCCCTCGTGGAACGGGGCGACGGCCTGTACTTCATCGAGCGCGACGGCACCGTCTTCGAGAAGGTCGCCGCGGGCGAGAAGACGGACCTGCCCGTGCTCACGGGGTTTTACCGCAAGGGGGTCGAGAACCGCGAGATGATCCTCAAGTCCCTCGAGCTGCTCGACTACATGGCCTCCTACACGGAGGTCCCCGAGATCCGCCACATCTCCGAGATCCACGGCGATGAGCTCTTCGGGCTGTCGCTGTTCGCCGACGGCCTCTGCCTCAAGCTGGGGTTCGGGGACTTCGACACGAAGCTCAGGCGCCTCAAGCCGGTGCTGGCGGACCTGGCGCGGCGAAACCTCTCGGGGTATTTCATCATCGACCTCAACAACCCCGGCAAGGTGACGGTCCAGCACCGCGAGTTCCGCGTGCCGGTGAAGGTGACGGGGGGCGTGCGGGCGTAA
- the murB gene encoding UDP-N-acetylmuramate dehydrogenase: MQHATDWRKRLTEIATGKVLFDECMDRHTSIGVGGRADALVFPENAEELGRLVAFLRAEGVPVFFIGNGTNLIVRDGGFRGAVVSTRGMRSVRVEGRGEHRAALHAEAGASLSEVVALAAREGLTGMEFCAGIPGSVGGGIRMNAGAWGSEMKDVIESVDWLNGGGNRVSRRRSALHFEYRSLALPEGACILGGVFDLARGDRGAVEERVREILKTRSGKHPLQYRSAGSIFKNPKGTPAGRLIDEAGLKGLTLGGARVSELHGNFIVNLGGATARDIIGLIERVRKAVRDRRGIDLEPEVQIIGEE, translated from the coding sequence ATGCAGCACGCGACGGACTGGAGAAAAAGACTGACGGAGATCGCCACGGGCAAGGTGCTCTTCGACGAGTGCATGGACCGCCACACCTCCATCGGCGTGGGGGGGCGGGCCGATGCGCTCGTGTTCCCGGAGAACGCGGAAGAACTGGGCCGGCTCGTCGCCTTCCTGCGCGCCGAGGGCGTGCCCGTCTTCTTCATAGGCAACGGGACGAACCTCATCGTCCGCGACGGCGGGTTCCGCGGCGCCGTCGTCTCCACGAGGGGGATGCGCTCCGTCCGCGTCGAGGGCCGCGGGGAGCACCGGGCGGCGCTGCACGCCGAGGCGGGCGCATCGCTTTCCGAGGTGGTGGCCCTGGCGGCCCGGGAGGGCCTCACGGGCATGGAGTTCTGCGCCGGCATCCCCGGCAGCGTCGGCGGCGGCATCCGGATGAACGCCGGGGCCTGGGGCAGCGAGATGAAGGACGTCATCGAATCGGTGGACTGGCTCAACGGCGGGGGGAACCGCGTGTCGAGACGGCGCTCCGCCCTGCACTTCGAGTACCGCAGCCTCGCCCTGCCCGAGGGGGCCTGCATCTTGGGCGGGGTGTTCGACCTGGCCCGCGGCGACCGCGGGGCCGTCGAGGAACGCGTCCGGGAGATCCTGAAAACCCGATCGGGCAAGCACCCCCTGCAGTACCGCAGCGCCGGCTCCATCTTCAAGAACCCGAAGGGCACGCCCGCGGGGCGGCTCATCGACGAGGCGGGGCTCAAGGGCCTCACCCTCGGCGGGGCGCGGGTGTCGGAGCTGCACGGCAACTTCATCGTGAACCTCGGCGGCGCCACGGCGAGAGACATCATCGGGCTCATCGAGCGGGTGCGCAAGGCCGTCCGCGACAGACGGGGCATCGACCTCGAGCCCGAGGTGCAGATCATCGGGGAGGAGTGA
- a CDS encoding UDP-N-acetylmuramate--L-alanine ligase, with protein MKRKVRRIHFVGIGGIGMSGIAEVLLNLGYAVSGSDLTESDTTQRLSALGARIHYGHRESNLETADVVVTSTAVRADNPEVQEAHRRNIPVIPRAEMLAELLKMKLSVAVSGMHGKTTTTSMVSTILAHGGLDPTMVIGGKLSSIGSNARLGDGEVIVAEADESDGSFLKLSPTIAVITNIDREHLDYYRDIDDIKEAFVRFANIVPFYGVTILCSDDEHVRAVFPRIKRRTITYGLADGADYQAKAIALEGPESRYTLYHKGVRLGEITLHVPGLFNVLNSMAAFAVARELDMDFEAIRAGLAAYHGVQRRLEVKGEADGVTVVDDYGHHPTEILATLKAARQLWKGRLIVVFQPHRYTRTRALYKEFLTCFPDADELILTDIYPASEPPIEGVTSFNLFKGIEAVGHRSARYIPTTEGIVEHLREIARPGDVIITQGAGNVWKVGMEFLRKAKEEKARR; from the coding sequence GGATCGCCGAGGTGCTCCTCAACCTGGGCTACGCCGTCAGCGGCTCGGACCTGACGGAATCGGACACGACGCAGAGGCTCTCCGCCCTGGGGGCCCGGATCCACTACGGCCACCGGGAGTCGAACCTCGAGACGGCCGACGTGGTCGTCACCTCCACGGCCGTCAGGGCCGACAACCCCGAGGTGCAGGAGGCCCACCGGCGCAACATCCCCGTCATCCCCCGGGCCGAGATGCTGGCGGAGCTCCTCAAGATGAAGCTCTCCGTCGCCGTCTCGGGCATGCACGGCAAGACGACGACGACCTCCATGGTCTCCACGATCCTCGCCCACGGGGGACTCGACCCCACGATGGTGATCGGCGGCAAGCTCTCGTCGATCGGCAGCAATGCGCGGCTGGGTGACGGGGAGGTGATCGTCGCCGAGGCGGACGAGAGCGACGGCTCCTTCCTGAAGCTCTCGCCCACGATCGCCGTGATCACGAACATCGACCGCGAGCACCTGGACTACTACCGGGACATCGACGACATCAAGGAGGCCTTCGTCCGCTTCGCCAACATCGTCCCCTTCTACGGGGTCACGATCCTCTGCAGCGACGACGAGCACGTGCGGGCCGTCTTCCCGCGGATCAAGCGCCGGACGATCACCTACGGCCTTGCCGACGGGGCCGACTACCAGGCGAAGGCGATCGCCCTCGAGGGGCCCGAGTCGCGCTACACGCTCTACCACAAGGGGGTGCGCCTGGGCGAGATCACGCTGCACGTGCCGGGGCTGTTCAACGTGCTCAACTCCATGGCCGCCTTCGCCGTGGCCCGGGAGCTCGACATGGACTTCGAGGCGATCCGCGCGGGGCTGGCCGCCTACCACGGCGTGCAGCGCCGCCTCGAGGTGAAGGGCGAGGCCGACGGCGTCACGGTCGTCGACGACTACGGCCATCACCCCACGGAGATCCTGGCCACGCTGAAGGCGGCGCGGCAGCTCTGGAAGGGGCGCCTCATCGTCGTCTTCCAGCCGCACCGCTACACGCGCACGCGGGCCCTGTACAAGGAGTTCCTCACGTGCTTCCCCGACGCGGACGAGCTCATCCTGACGGACATCTACCCCGCGAGCGAGCCCCCCATCGAGGGCGTCACGTCCTTCAACCTCTTCAAGGGCATCGAGGCCGTGGGACACCGGAGCGCACGGTACATCCCGACGACGGAAGGGATCGTGGAGCATCTCCGGGAGATCGCCCGCCCCGGGGACGTGATCATCACCCAGGGCGCCGGCAACGTCTGGAAGGTGGGGATGGAGTTTCTGAGAAAGGCAAAGGAGGAGAAGGCACGCCGCTGA